One region of Danio rerio strain Tuebingen ecotype United States chromosome 5, GRCz12tu, whole genome shotgun sequence genomic DNA includes:
- the LOC101885857 gene encoding centrosome-associated protein 350 isoform X9: protein MPVMNRSGYSQQKQAHLHLIGPERITKTEGENTSWQCDSVKPLKTGPEVIEDAQRKKQGFYEDTCSHKRERPQPSSKTPMKPVLNIQQFTLNCEPDSHIAPKMSSDKKEDLQLDSRKSHHKEDIKTMIVVNGSATADTTTLNVQNNQRLHSVLALNNNHNIFDKGQWSSCLSYSKTNEQNTCTNDTAKDNPLIESLILEAVSAEIRKAEDSPSCDVSLSEIDEKSEAVSFHSDQALGWSEEDFLDEEKNEALQANSCCLVFAESHHNKQEGRSHFERQPTIESTLSEILSPVDEVLSYGSAELPPSANGGGLDSYGYPPAFEIITWTSEDQAPADSVEDLSINSENLPPLPVDFARQIKEPQSLCSTREKQENDDTNEDADENNCSDHTSSLAEDLRHETSDPLSSFRIGDRVVVCNSRAGVLKYKGLAAFATGFWAGVALDDPCGNHNGTFRGVKYFSCEKSHGVLVRAEDIHREHGSDVETGVDEDPFSDEELTCAKQDKLLKDTLGADGQKGCSHCFNRDETMPVDTIHRSQEETHEATSIGTTVKLYNNGENRCHVDAKLTEDLDKDEEDCAQDTKKRQRIKSTDIDVRQGEDGYFMPCVLEQWHQVQTETPAKIKVAPHEDSIVYRLVDASVEILYSQANEDTLDLYETPSYLLDDDSRKRYRQVIFQLTSDVLHEILGDLLWTKQSTENIHDPSVVSALRSSTVSVTFLKAVVRKEIQKLLNLERNEQQMTEMLQKLCKYWYAKRDRVDFILIQELHNEERRWLDYRTDQYTVKMHLTEEIFSLLLDDTILALNHLHF from the exons ATGCCAGTCATGAATAGGTCAGG GTACAGCCAACAGAAGCAGGCTCATCTTCACCTCATCGGTCCTGAAAGAATCACCAAGACTGAGGGAGAAAACACTTCATGGCAGTGTGACTCCGTGAAGCCTTTGAAAACAGGACCTGAGGTTATTG AAGACGCTCAGAGGAAGAAACAAGGGTTTTACGAGGACACCTGCTCACACAAGAGAGAGAGACCACAGCCTTCATCTAAAACACCAATGAAGCCAGTATTAAATATCCAGCAATTCACACTCAACTGTGAGCCAGACTCACACATAGCCCCCAAAATGTCATCTGACAAGAAAGAGGATCTCCAATTGGACTCTAGAAAGAGCCATCATAAAGAGGACATAAAGACAATGATTGTAGTAAATGGCAGCGCAACAGCAGACACCACAACTCTAAACGTCCAGAATAACCAGCGCCTGCACAGTGTGCTGGCACTGAACAACAATCATAATATATTCGACAAGGGGCAGTGGAGCTCATGTCTTTCATACTCCAAAACCAATGAGcaaaacacatgcacaaacgACACAGCCAAAGACAATCCGCTCATCGAGAGCTTGATTCTGGAAGCAGTAAGTGCGGAAATCAGAAAGGCAGAGGATAGTCCGTCTTGTGACGTCAGTCTGTCTGAAATAGACGAGAAGTCAGAAGCCGTTTCGTTTCATAGTGACCAAGCCCTCGGTTGGTCTGAAGAAGACTTTCTTGATGAAGAAAAGAACGAAGCTCTTCAAGCAAATAGTTGCTGTTTGGTTTTTGCTGAATCTCATCACAATAAACAAGAAGGACGATCACATTTTGAAAGACAACCAACCATAGAGTCGACCCTGTCAGAAATTCTCTCTCCCGTAGATGAGGTTTTGTCCTACGGAAGTGCAGAACTTCCGCCGTCTGCTAACGGAGGAGGACTTGACAGCTACGGTTATCCTCCTGCGTTTGAGATCATCACATGGACGAGTGAAGATCAAGCACCGGCAGATTCTGTGGAAGATCTCTCTATTAACAGCGAGAACCTCCCACCTCTTCCTGTGGACTTCGCTCGGCAAATAAAAGAGCCTCAAAGTCTGTGCTCTACCAGGGAAAAACAGGAAAACGATGATACTAATGAGGATGCAGATGAAAACAATTGTTCAGATCACACTAGCTCACTCGCTGAAGATCTGAGACATGAAACATCAGATCCGTTGTCCTCCTTTCGGATTGGAGACAGAGTTGTTGTGTGTAATTCTAGAGCAGGTGTGCTGAAGTATAAAGGCCTTGCAGCGTTCGCGACTGGTTTTTGGGCTGGTGTGGCTTTGGATGACCCTTGTGGAAACCACAATGGAACCTTTCGAGGTGTGAAATACTTTAGTTGTGAAAAAAGCCACGGTGTATTGGTCAGAGCGGAGGACATACACAGAGAACATGGTAGTGATGTAGAGACTGGGGTTGATGAAGATCCATTTTCAGATGAGGAACTGACTTGCGCTAAGCAAGATAAACTGCTGAAGGACACATTGGGAGCAGATGGACAAAAAGGATGTAGTCATTGTTTTAATAGAGATGAGACCATGCCTGTTGACACCATACACAGAAGCCAAGAGGAAACTCATGAAGCCACATCAATTGGT accaCCGTTAAGCTCTATAATAATGGGGAAAATAGGTGTCATGTGGATGCTAAGCTGACAGAAGATCTGGATAAAGATGAAGAAGACTGTGCACAAGATACCAAAAAGAGACAAAGAATTAAATCTACAGACATC GATGTTAGACAAGGTGAGGATGGCTATTTTATGCCATGTGTCTTGGAGCAATGGCATCAGGTCCAAACTGAAACGCCAGCAAAGATAAAAGTGGCGCCCCATGAAGACAGCATTGTGTACAGATTAGTGGACGCTTCAGTAGAGATTCTATACAGCCAAGCAAATGAAGACACTCTTGACCTTTATGAAACACCAAGCTATCTATTAGACGATGACAGCCGCAAACGTTATCGACAG GTGATCTTCCAGTTAACGTCTGATGTTCTTCATGAGATTTTGGGTGATCTATTATGGACAAAACAATCTACAGAGAATATACATGATCCATCTGTTGTTTCAGCTCTGCGATCAAGTACAGTTTCAGTCACATTTTTAAAG GCTGTAGTGAGAAAAGAGATCCAGAAACTTCTGAATTTAGAGCGAAATGAGCAACAGATGACA
- the LOC101885857 gene encoding uncharacterized protein isoform X4, translated as MPVMNRSGLLSKAGLRRLLSSDEVWTLGRKRNQVEFVEQESNNPPTISPSHRYSQQKQAHLHLIGPERITKTEGENTSWQCDSVKPLKTGPEVIEDAQRKKQGFYEDTCSHKRERPQPSSKTPMKPVLNIQQFTLNCEPDSHIAPKMSSDKKEDLQLDSRKSHHKEDIKTMIVVNGSATADTTTLNVQNNQRLHSVLALNNNHNIFDKGQWSSCLSYSKTNEQNTCTNDTAKDNPLIESLILEAVSAEIRKAEDSPSCDVSLSEIDEKSEAVSFHSDQALGWSEEDFLDEEKNEALQANSCCLVFAESHHNKQEGRSHFERQPTIESTLSEILSPVDEVLSYGSAELPPSANGGGLDSYGYPPAFEIITWTSEDQAPADSVEDLSINSENLPPLPVDFARQIKEPQSLCSTREKQENDDTNEDADENNCSDHTSSLAEDLRHETSDPLSSFRIGDRVVVCNSRAGVLKYKGLAAFATGFWAGVALDDPCGNHNGTFRGVKYFSCEKSHGVLVRAEDIHREHGSDVETGVDEDPFSDEELTCAKQDKLLKDTLGADGQKGCSHCFNRDETMPVDTIHRSQEETHEATSIGTTVKLYNNGENRCHVDAKLTEDLDKDEEDCAQDTKKRQRIKSTDIDVRQGEDGYFMPCVLEQWHQVQTETPAKIKVAPHEDSIVYRLVDASVEILYSQANEDTLDLYETPSYLLDDDSRKRYRQVIFQLTSDVLHEILGDLLWTKQSTENIHDPSVVSALRSSTVSVTFLKAVVRKEIQKLLNLERNEQQMTEMLQKLCKYWYAKRDRVDFILIQELHNEERRWLDYRTDQYTVKMHLTEEIFSLLLDDTILALNHLHF; from the exons ATGCCAGTCATGAATAGGTCAGG CTTGTTGAGTAAGGCAGGTTTGAGGAGGTTATTGTCATCAGATGAAGTGTGGACTTTAGGAAGGAAGAGGAACCAAGTGGAATTTGTGGAGCAGGAATCAAACAATCCTCCAACCATCAGTCCGTCTCACAGGTACAGCCAACAGAAGCAGGCTCATCTTCACCTCATCGGTCCTGAAAGAATCACCAAGACTGAGGGAGAAAACACTTCATGGCAGTGTGACTCCGTGAAGCCTTTGAAAACAGGACCTGAGGTTATTG AAGACGCTCAGAGGAAGAAACAAGGGTTTTACGAGGACACCTGCTCACACAAGAGAGAGAGACCACAGCCTTCATCTAAAACACCAATGAAGCCAGTATTAAATATCCAGCAATTCACACTCAACTGTGAGCCAGACTCACACATAGCCCCCAAAATGTCATCTGACAAGAAAGAGGATCTCCAATTGGACTCTAGAAAGAGCCATCATAAAGAGGACATAAAGACAATGATTGTAGTAAATGGCAGCGCAACAGCAGACACCACAACTCTAAACGTCCAGAATAACCAGCGCCTGCACAGTGTGCTGGCACTGAACAACAATCATAATATATTCGACAAGGGGCAGTGGAGCTCATGTCTTTCATACTCCAAAACCAATGAGcaaaacacatgcacaaacgACACAGCCAAAGACAATCCGCTCATCGAGAGCTTGATTCTGGAAGCAGTAAGTGCGGAAATCAGAAAGGCAGAGGATAGTCCGTCTTGTGACGTCAGTCTGTCTGAAATAGACGAGAAGTCAGAAGCCGTTTCGTTTCATAGTGACCAAGCCCTCGGTTGGTCTGAAGAAGACTTTCTTGATGAAGAAAAGAACGAAGCTCTTCAAGCAAATAGTTGCTGTTTGGTTTTTGCTGAATCTCATCACAATAAACAAGAAGGACGATCACATTTTGAAAGACAACCAACCATAGAGTCGACCCTGTCAGAAATTCTCTCTCCCGTAGATGAGGTTTTGTCCTACGGAAGTGCAGAACTTCCGCCGTCTGCTAACGGAGGAGGACTTGACAGCTACGGTTATCCTCCTGCGTTTGAGATCATCACATGGACGAGTGAAGATCAAGCACCGGCAGATTCTGTGGAAGATCTCTCTATTAACAGCGAGAACCTCCCACCTCTTCCTGTGGACTTCGCTCGGCAAATAAAAGAGCCTCAAAGTCTGTGCTCTACCAGGGAAAAACAGGAAAACGATGATACTAATGAGGATGCAGATGAAAACAATTGTTCAGATCACACTAGCTCACTCGCTGAAGATCTGAGACATGAAACATCAGATCCGTTGTCCTCCTTTCGGATTGGAGACAGAGTTGTTGTGTGTAATTCTAGAGCAGGTGTGCTGAAGTATAAAGGCCTTGCAGCGTTCGCGACTGGTTTTTGGGCTGGTGTGGCTTTGGATGACCCTTGTGGAAACCACAATGGAACCTTTCGAGGTGTGAAATACTTTAGTTGTGAAAAAAGCCACGGTGTATTGGTCAGAGCGGAGGACATACACAGAGAACATGGTAGTGATGTAGAGACTGGGGTTGATGAAGATCCATTTTCAGATGAGGAACTGACTTGCGCTAAGCAAGATAAACTGCTGAAGGACACATTGGGAGCAGATGGACAAAAAGGATGTAGTCATTGTTTTAATAGAGATGAGACCATGCCTGTTGACACCATACACAGAAGCCAAGAGGAAACTCATGAAGCCACATCAATTGGT accaCCGTTAAGCTCTATAATAATGGGGAAAATAGGTGTCATGTGGATGCTAAGCTGACAGAAGATCTGGATAAAGATGAAGAAGACTGTGCACAAGATACCAAAAAGAGACAAAGAATTAAATCTACAGACATC GATGTTAGACAAGGTGAGGATGGCTATTTTATGCCATGTGTCTTGGAGCAATGGCATCAGGTCCAAACTGAAACGCCAGCAAAGATAAAAGTGGCGCCCCATGAAGACAGCATTGTGTACAGATTAGTGGACGCTTCAGTAGAGATTCTATACAGCCAAGCAAATGAAGACACTCTTGACCTTTATGAAACACCAAGCTATCTATTAGACGATGACAGCCGCAAACGTTATCGACAG GTGATCTTCCAGTTAACGTCTGATGTTCTTCATGAGATTTTGGGTGATCTATTATGGACAAAACAATCTACAGAGAATATACATGATCCATCTGTTGTTTCAGCTCTGCGATCAAGTACAGTTTCAGTCACATTTTTAAAG GCTGTAGTGAGAAAAGAGATCCAGAAACTTCTGAATTTAGAGCGAAATGAGCAACAGATGACA
- the LOC101885857 gene encoding uncharacterized protein isoform X11: MPVMNRSGLLSKAGLRRLLSSDEVWTLGRKRNQVEFVEQESNNPPTISPSHRYSQQKQAHLHLIGPERITKTEGENTSWQCDSVKPLKTGPEVIEDAQRKKQGFYEDTCSHKRERPQPSSKTPMKPVLNIQQFTLNCEPDSHIAPKMSSDKKEDLQLDSRKSHHKEDIKTMIVVNGSATADTTTLNVQNNQRLHSVLALNNNHNIFDKGQWSSCLSYSKTNEQNTCTNDTAKDNPLIESLILEAVSAEIRKAEDSPSCDVSLSEIDEKSEAVSFHSDQALGWSEEDFLDEEKNEALQANSCCLVFAESHHNKQEGRSHFERQPTIESTLSEILSPVDEVLSYGSAELPPSANGGGLDSYGYPPAFEIITWTSEDQAPADSVEDLSINSENLPPLPVDFARQIKEPQSLCSTREKQENDDTNEDADENNCSDHTSSLAEDLRHETSDPLSSFRIGDRVVVCNSRAGVLKYKGLAAFATGFWAGVALDDPCGNHNGTFRGVKYFSCEKSHGVLVRAEDIHREHGSDVETGVDEDPFSDEELTCAKQDKLLKDTLGADGQKGCSHCFNRDETMPVDTIHRSQEETHEATSIGTTVKLYNNGENRCHVDAKLTEDLDKDEEDCAQDTKKRQRIKSTDIDVRQGEDGYFMPCVLEQWHQVQTETPAKIKVAPHEDSIVYRLVDASVEILYSQANEDTLDLYETPSYLLDDDSRKRYRQVIFQLTSDVLHEILGDLLWTKQSTENIHDPSVVSALRSSTVSVTFLKAVVRKEIQKLLNLERNEQQMTEMLQKLCKY, encoded by the exons ATGCCAGTCATGAATAGGTCAGG CTTGTTGAGTAAGGCAGGTTTGAGGAGGTTATTGTCATCAGATGAAGTGTGGACTTTAGGAAGGAAGAGGAACCAAGTGGAATTTGTGGAGCAGGAATCAAACAATCCTCCAACCATCAGTCCGTCTCACAGGTACAGCCAACAGAAGCAGGCTCATCTTCACCTCATCGGTCCTGAAAGAATCACCAAGACTGAGGGAGAAAACACTTCATGGCAGTGTGACTCCGTGAAGCCTTTGAAAACAGGACCTGAGGTTATTG AAGACGCTCAGAGGAAGAAACAAGGGTTTTACGAGGACACCTGCTCACACAAGAGAGAGAGACCACAGCCTTCATCTAAAACACCAATGAAGCCAGTATTAAATATCCAGCAATTCACACTCAACTGTGAGCCAGACTCACACATAGCCCCCAAAATGTCATCTGACAAGAAAGAGGATCTCCAATTGGACTCTAGAAAGAGCCATCATAAAGAGGACATAAAGACAATGATTGTAGTAAATGGCAGCGCAACAGCAGACACCACAACTCTAAACGTCCAGAATAACCAGCGCCTGCACAGTGTGCTGGCACTGAACAACAATCATAATATATTCGACAAGGGGCAGTGGAGCTCATGTCTTTCATACTCCAAAACCAATGAGcaaaacacatgcacaaacgACACAGCCAAAGACAATCCGCTCATCGAGAGCTTGATTCTGGAAGCAGTAAGTGCGGAAATCAGAAAGGCAGAGGATAGTCCGTCTTGTGACGTCAGTCTGTCTGAAATAGACGAGAAGTCAGAAGCCGTTTCGTTTCATAGTGACCAAGCCCTCGGTTGGTCTGAAGAAGACTTTCTTGATGAAGAAAAGAACGAAGCTCTTCAAGCAAATAGTTGCTGTTTGGTTTTTGCTGAATCTCATCACAATAAACAAGAAGGACGATCACATTTTGAAAGACAACCAACCATAGAGTCGACCCTGTCAGAAATTCTCTCTCCCGTAGATGAGGTTTTGTCCTACGGAAGTGCAGAACTTCCGCCGTCTGCTAACGGAGGAGGACTTGACAGCTACGGTTATCCTCCTGCGTTTGAGATCATCACATGGACGAGTGAAGATCAAGCACCGGCAGATTCTGTGGAAGATCTCTCTATTAACAGCGAGAACCTCCCACCTCTTCCTGTGGACTTCGCTCGGCAAATAAAAGAGCCTCAAAGTCTGTGCTCTACCAGGGAAAAACAGGAAAACGATGATACTAATGAGGATGCAGATGAAAACAATTGTTCAGATCACACTAGCTCACTCGCTGAAGATCTGAGACATGAAACATCAGATCCGTTGTCCTCCTTTCGGATTGGAGACAGAGTTGTTGTGTGTAATTCTAGAGCAGGTGTGCTGAAGTATAAAGGCCTTGCAGCGTTCGCGACTGGTTTTTGGGCTGGTGTGGCTTTGGATGACCCTTGTGGAAACCACAATGGAACCTTTCGAGGTGTGAAATACTTTAGTTGTGAAAAAAGCCACGGTGTATTGGTCAGAGCGGAGGACATACACAGAGAACATGGTAGTGATGTAGAGACTGGGGTTGATGAAGATCCATTTTCAGATGAGGAACTGACTTGCGCTAAGCAAGATAAACTGCTGAAGGACACATTGGGAGCAGATGGACAAAAAGGATGTAGTCATTGTTTTAATAGAGATGAGACCATGCCTGTTGACACCATACACAGAAGCCAAGAGGAAACTCATGAAGCCACATCAATTGGT accaCCGTTAAGCTCTATAATAATGGGGAAAATAGGTGTCATGTGGATGCTAAGCTGACAGAAGATCTGGATAAAGATGAAGAAGACTGTGCACAAGATACCAAAAAGAGACAAAGAATTAAATCTACAGACATC GATGTTAGACAAGGTGAGGATGGCTATTTTATGCCATGTGTCTTGGAGCAATGGCATCAGGTCCAAACTGAAACGCCAGCAAAGATAAAAGTGGCGCCCCATGAAGACAGCATTGTGTACAGATTAGTGGACGCTTCAGTAGAGATTCTATACAGCCAAGCAAATGAAGACACTCTTGACCTTTATGAAACACCAAGCTATCTATTAGACGATGACAGCCGCAAACGTTATCGACAG GTGATCTTCCAGTTAACGTCTGATGTTCTTCATGAGATTTTGGGTGATCTATTATGGACAAAACAATCTACAGAGAATATACATGATCCATCTGTTGTTTCAGCTCTGCGATCAAGTACAGTTTCAGTCACATTTTTAAAG GCTGTAGTGAGAAAAGAGATCCAGAAACTTCTGAATTTAGAGCGAAATGAGCAACAGATGACA
- the LOC101885857 gene encoding centrosome-associated protein 350 isoform X5 has protein sequence MPVMNRSGYSQQKQAHLHLIGPERITKTEGENTSWQCDSVKPLKTGPEVIEEDAQRKKQGFYEDTCSHKRERPQPSSKTPMKPVLNIQQFTLNCEPDSHIAPKMSSDKKEDLQLDSRKSHHKEDIKTMIVVNGSATADTTTLNVQNNQRLHSVLALNNNHNIFDKGQWSSCLSYSKTNEQNTCTNDTAKDNPLIESLILEAVSAEIRKAEDSPSCDVSLSEIDEKSEAVSFHSDQALGWSEEDFLDEEKNEALQANSCCLVFAESHHNKQEGRSHFERQPTIESTLSEILSPVDEVLSYGSAELPPSANGGGLDSYGYPPAFEIITWTSEDQAPADSVEDLSINSENLPPLPVDFARQIKEPQSLCSTREKQENDDTNEDADENNCSDHTSSLAEDLRHETSDPLSSFRIGDRVVVCNSRAGVLKYKGLAAFATGFWAGVALDDPCGNHNGTFRGVKYFSCEKSHGVLVRAEDIHREHGSDVETGVDEDPFSDEELTCAKQDKLLKDTLGADGQKGCSHCFNRDETMPVDTIHRSQEETHEATSIGVRNLSHPSEMALKRTTVKLYNNGENRCHVDAKLTEDLDKDEEDCAQDTKKRQRIKSTDIDVRQGEDGYFMPCVLEQWHQVQTETPAKIKVAPHEDSIVYRLVDASVEILYSQANEDTLDLYETPSYLLDDDSRKRYRQVIFQLTSDVLHEILGDLLWTKQSTENIHDPSVVSALRSSTVSVTFLKAVVRKEIQKLLNLERNEQQMTEMLQKLCKYWYAKRDRVDFILIQELHNEERRWLDYRTDQYTVKMHLTEEIFSLLLDDTILALNHLHF, from the exons ATGCCAGTCATGAATAGGTCAGG GTACAGCCAACAGAAGCAGGCTCATCTTCACCTCATCGGTCCTGAAAGAATCACCAAGACTGAGGGAGAAAACACTTCATGGCAGTGTGACTCCGTGAAGCCTTTGAAAACAGGACCTGAGGTTATTG AAGAAGACGCTCAGAGGAAGAAACAAGGGTTTTACGAGGACACCTGCTCACACAAGAGAGAGAGACCACAGCCTTCATCTAAAACACCAATGAAGCCAGTATTAAATATCCAGCAATTCACACTCAACTGTGAGCCAGACTCACACATAGCCCCCAAAATGTCATCTGACAAGAAAGAGGATCTCCAATTGGACTCTAGAAAGAGCCATCATAAAGAGGACATAAAGACAATGATTGTAGTAAATGGCAGCGCAACAGCAGACACCACAACTCTAAACGTCCAGAATAACCAGCGCCTGCACAGTGTGCTGGCACTGAACAACAATCATAATATATTCGACAAGGGGCAGTGGAGCTCATGTCTTTCATACTCCAAAACCAATGAGcaaaacacatgcacaaacgACACAGCCAAAGACAATCCGCTCATCGAGAGCTTGATTCTGGAAGCAGTAAGTGCGGAAATCAGAAAGGCAGAGGATAGTCCGTCTTGTGACGTCAGTCTGTCTGAAATAGACGAGAAGTCAGAAGCCGTTTCGTTTCATAGTGACCAAGCCCTCGGTTGGTCTGAAGAAGACTTTCTTGATGAAGAAAAGAACGAAGCTCTTCAAGCAAATAGTTGCTGTTTGGTTTTTGCTGAATCTCATCACAATAAACAAGAAGGACGATCACATTTTGAAAGACAACCAACCATAGAGTCGACCCTGTCAGAAATTCTCTCTCCCGTAGATGAGGTTTTGTCCTACGGAAGTGCAGAACTTCCGCCGTCTGCTAACGGAGGAGGACTTGACAGCTACGGTTATCCTCCTGCGTTTGAGATCATCACATGGACGAGTGAAGATCAAGCACCGGCAGATTCTGTGGAAGATCTCTCTATTAACAGCGAGAACCTCCCACCTCTTCCTGTGGACTTCGCTCGGCAAATAAAAGAGCCTCAAAGTCTGTGCTCTACCAGGGAAAAACAGGAAAACGATGATACTAATGAGGATGCAGATGAAAACAATTGTTCAGATCACACTAGCTCACTCGCTGAAGATCTGAGACATGAAACATCAGATCCGTTGTCCTCCTTTCGGATTGGAGACAGAGTTGTTGTGTGTAATTCTAGAGCAGGTGTGCTGAAGTATAAAGGCCTTGCAGCGTTCGCGACTGGTTTTTGGGCTGGTGTGGCTTTGGATGACCCTTGTGGAAACCACAATGGAACCTTTCGAGGTGTGAAATACTTTAGTTGTGAAAAAAGCCACGGTGTATTGGTCAGAGCGGAGGACATACACAGAGAACATGGTAGTGATGTAGAGACTGGGGTTGATGAAGATCCATTTTCAGATGAGGAACTGACTTGCGCTAAGCAAGATAAACTGCTGAAGGACACATTGGGAGCAGATGGACAAAAAGGATGTAGTCATTGTTTTAATAGAGATGAGACCATGCCTGTTGACACCATACACAGAAGCCAAGAGGAAACTCATGAAGCCACATCAATTGGTGTGAGAAATCTTTCACATCCTTCTGAAATGGCATTGAAAAGA accaCCGTTAAGCTCTATAATAATGGGGAAAATAGGTGTCATGTGGATGCTAAGCTGACAGAAGATCTGGATAAAGATGAAGAAGACTGTGCACAAGATACCAAAAAGAGACAAAGAATTAAATCTACAGACATC GATGTTAGACAAGGTGAGGATGGCTATTTTATGCCATGTGTCTTGGAGCAATGGCATCAGGTCCAAACTGAAACGCCAGCAAAGATAAAAGTGGCGCCCCATGAAGACAGCATTGTGTACAGATTAGTGGACGCTTCAGTAGAGATTCTATACAGCCAAGCAAATGAAGACACTCTTGACCTTTATGAAACACCAAGCTATCTATTAGACGATGACAGCCGCAAACGTTATCGACAG GTGATCTTCCAGTTAACGTCTGATGTTCTTCATGAGATTTTGGGTGATCTATTATGGACAAAACAATCTACAGAGAATATACATGATCCATCTGTTGTTTCAGCTCTGCGATCAAGTACAGTTTCAGTCACATTTTTAAAG GCTGTAGTGAGAAAAGAGATCCAGAAACTTCTGAATTTAGAGCGAAATGAGCAACAGATGACA